The Pseudomonadota bacterium DNA segment TGCGCGGATCCGCTGGCATCCCAGCGTCTGCGGAGTCGGTAGCCTCGAGCTCGTCTGCGCCACACCCTTTGGTCCCCTGGGCCGAGGCCAGCGCATCATGTTGCACGACGTGATTGCACCCGATGCCGTGCTCGCGCTCGTGCGCGGTTGTAGGGCGGGCGCGCATGCGGGTCAGGCCGACCTTTGCCTCAGCGAGCGCCTGGAGGAGGGGGAACGCGTGCAATGGGGTGCAAGCCCGGAGGGCTGGCTGCTCGGCTGGTCGGACGTGGCAACCGCTGTTTTGGGCACGGCGCTGTTGGCTACCGGCGTGGGTTACGGGCTGCGTGGGGGAGGGTTGCTGCTGCGCCTGGAAGATAACGGGCTGCGCGTCCAATCGTGGACGTGGCTGTTCTTGTTCCTCGCGGTGGCGATTTCCTGCAGCGCCATACTCACGGTGGGTGTATCGTTGTTGTGGCACGGGCTATGGGGCGCGCGCGCTTTGGGCCGCGCCACCGAGTACATCCTCACCGACCGCCGTCTGCTCATTCGACGCGGACGCACCGAGCTGTCGATCGATCGTCGACGCATCGTGGATGCGGCGGAGGTGCCGTGCATGGGTGGCCTGCACAATCTCTTCTTGATTCTCGATTCGCCGCATGCGCGCGCGCTGGCCGACAGCGGCGCGCTCGGGCCGGTCGCACCCCTGCGCGCGAGCGTGCCCCCGGTCCTGTACGAGCTTAGCGACACCACGCTGATCCGCGATCTGCTGTTCAAGCGCAACGCGGCCCAGGCTCTGGCCCGCTAGCTACATGCCGGTGCATAGCTATAGCTAAGCTAGCCCGAATCGTTCGACGCCGTGCGGCGCGCGGGGGCTCGCGGGCGCAGGAACGCATCGCTCACTCCCTGCTTGAGTTCTTCAGGGCTGGGGGCTCGCAGCAGGTAGCCCGGAGCGCCGTGTTCGTTCCAGGCGTCGTCGCCTTTTTGGAACGCCACGAGAAACAAAAACATGGGCCAGCCCACGTAGGGGATCAAGCTCAGCAGTTGGAACCAACCGGACCGACCCACGTCGTGGCATCGCTTCGAGTTGAGTGCCCACGTGGGGACGCTGCCGGTGGCGAGCGCCACGATGGGCTCACCCGCCATGAGCGCAACCAACGTGACAGCCAGCAACGAACCGTACCAGCGCCAGTAGCGCGGACGGTCGAGCCGCCCATCGAACGTAAACAGCATGTACATGGGCCATGATACGTTGACTGGAAGCTGCTGGCTCATGGCCCCAGACTCTCGCACGCGTCTCGGGTCTTGTCGAACAGAGCTTCGGGCCCGGCCGGTGCTCGCCTCGAGCGGCTCGAGTCCGATCCCTACATCCCCTGGGCCGGCGTCCCCGAGCGGGCTGCGTGTGCGCCGCGCCTCACCAGCGCGCCCGGTCCTCACCGAAACACACGAGCTATTCTCCCGCGGGCCTTGGCAGGTCGCCGAAGGGCAACAGGAACTCGAAGCAGTCCGACGTTTCCATGCCTGGATGCAGATCACCTTCGTAGGTGAGACCCGTG contains these protein-coding regions:
- a CDS encoding DUF805 domain-containing protein; this encodes MSQQLPVNVSWPMYMLFTFDGRLDRPRYWRWYGSLLAVTLVALMAGEPIVALATGSVPTWALNSKRCHDVGRSGWFQLLSLIPYVGWPMFLFLVAFQKGDDAWNEHGAPGYLLRAPSPEELKQGVSDAFLRPRAPARRTASNDSG